A window of Hippoglossus stenolepis isolate QCI-W04-F060 chromosome 16, HSTE1.2, whole genome shotgun sequence contains these coding sequences:
- the tex2 gene encoding testis-expressed protein 2 isoform X1, which yields MSSQGSSSRGSGQHADTPPPRHAPGPKLQVQRSLSRDTITIHFSALGKEEDDEEEELYGAPVGANFEVDGADGLQGPEASGPDDQSVTTGLEAKEELQFEATVAEACSGAAVLPVSSITLSVQPSDPQPHTPSAAMTIIPTSTHSHLSSSPPTSSSWPSDRPTANPPSTSSGASSPCKSAALSSSKPFLSLVRSLSNDVESRESTTATTVTPPQARHRHLMKSFVKSLSTDTSKAEHQEGPLHHFLHQQPQQTQPSHRPPPRNMQLFKQFSQPRLSSSPVIVTKAGGDSKTAPSSPIMSPDGRSFFKVQEVEARIEDTKRRLSEVMSDPLQLFSKIIGDESGMGTGGSAAHRAKFLSSSASELSTVTAVNGHAEGTSNYSIKEEEGTEGEEEDETPTGKGPDSVFFSFPSPGPTQASSSTFHKSPSLTLGRCSMSALVARQEDEDFCELYSEDFELNAGTETPDGECARSRHPHAGSTVLCSELDAEEEEKAEEELDTVPVTGLLFLTQLLYLYLVLPMPPCVSAVVHGIAAGFMLALLVLWLSSPRRSSSGTRRGRGGIGHWNVAQLDIKEPGIFKGWMNEIHNYDPEMYHATLTHSVYVRLEGSVLRLSKPNRNISRRAAHNEPKPDVTYISQKIYDLTDSKIYLMPQSLARKRVWNKKYPICIELAKQEDFMSKAQGERSEAGEDKSTAQGEKLERTDKGEKAEGSTSTEEPKKPASGGWDLTIYLFGRTGREKEEWFRRFLMASRTKSDGRGGGLPSICKSALLTSHSRSSSTQSGGGPEADGRRSSRESVEELPQLRHRDTASSSTAPSCGFTGGVKQKMLLDYNVYMAKYVNPQAPQRSPTATDSPANSPESSPKTTKKLHRSSEETVEPEAWVNAFLGRMFWDFLGEKYWANVVSKKIQMKLSKIRLPYVMNELTLTELDMGFSIPKILQASKPSVDHQGLWFDLELSYTGSFLMTLETKMNLARLGKEGEGLGEHGKEWLRPRTYCLADSDEESSSAGSSDEEDPQELVSDKPILPGGEGYVGGHRPSKIMRFVDKIAKSKYFQKATETEFIKKKMEEVSNTPLLLTVEVQECRGTLAVNIPPPPTDRIWYGFRSPPHLELKARPKLGEREVTLVHVTDWIEKKLNQEFQKIFVMPNMDDVWLPIMHSAMDTRSNANLVTVTNDALKDPEPEESEVSDM from the exons ATGAGCAgtcagggcagcagcagcaggggaagTGGCCAGCATGCTGACACCCCTCCCCCTCGTCACGCCCCTGGACCCAAGCTGCAGGTGCAGCGCTCCCTCTCTCGTGACACCATCACCATCCACTTCTCTGCCCtggggaaggaggaggacgatgaggaagaggagctttACGGGGCACCAGTTGGAGCTAACTTTGAGGTGGATGGGGCAGACGGACTGCAAGGCCCAGAAGCCTCAGGGCCTGATGACCAGTCTGTCACCACGGGCCTGGAGGCAAAAGAGGAGCTTCAGTTTGAAGCCACAGTAGCAGAAGCCtgctctggagctgctgtgctCCCTGTTTCATCCATTACCCTGTCTGTGCAACCCTCCGACCCTCagccacacacaccctctgcaGCCATGACTATTATCCCCACCTCCACCCACTCCCACCTGAGCTCCAGCCCACCTACCAGCTCCTCCTGGCCCTCAGACCGACCCACAGCTAATCCTCCATCCACAAGCTCCGGCGCCTCCTCCCCTTGTAAGTCAGCAGCGCTGTCGTCCTCCAAGCCTTTTCTCAGCCTGGTCAGGTCTTTGTCCAATGACGTTGAATCTCGAGAATCCACAACTGCCACCACTGTCACACCACCCCAAGCACGGCACCGGCACTTAATGAAATCTTTTGTTAAGTCTCTATCCACGGACACTTCAAAGGCCGAACATCAAGAGGgtcctcttcatcactttcttcatcAGCAACCGCAGCAAACTCAGCCATCCCATCGGCCTCCACCCCGCAACATGCAGCTCTTCAAGCAGTTCTCCCAGCCCCGTCTCTCCTCCAGCCCCGTCATTGTGACTAAAGCAGGTGGAGACTCCAAAACAGCCCCTTCTTCCCCAATCATGTCCCCAGATGGTAGGTCTTTCTTCAAGGTCCAAGAGGTGGAGGCCAGGATAGAAGACACCAAGCGGCGTCTGTCAGAGGTGATGTCAGACCCCCTGCAGCTTTTTAGTAAGATTATTGGAGATGAGTCTGGCATGGGAACAGGTGGAAGCGCCGCTCATCGCGCAaaatttctctcctccagtgcgTCCGAGCTGAGCACAGTGACGGCAGTAAATGGACATGCAGAAGGTACAAGCAACTACAGCAtcaaggaggaggaagggacagaaggagaagaagaggacgagACACCCACAGGCAAAGGCCCAGActcagtttttttctccttcccatCTCCAGGCCCCACGCAGGCCTCCTCGTCCACTTTCCACAAGTCTCCGTCTCTCACTCTGGGTCGCTGCTCTATGTCAGCTCTGGTTGCTCGACAGGAGGATGAGGACTTCTGTGAACTGTACAGTGAAGACTTTGAGTTAAATGCTGGTACTGAGACACCAGATGGGGAATGTGCACGGTCCCGACATCCCCACGCTGGTAGCACTGTTTTGTGCAGCGAACTCGatgccgaggaggaggagaaagcgGAGGAGGAGTTGGACACTGTGCCTGTGACTGGACTCCTCTTCTTAACACAGttgttgtacttgtacttaGTCCTTCCTATGCCACCCTGTGTATCTGCAGTGGTGCATGGGATAGCAGCCGGGTTCATGTTGGCCTTACTGGTCCTCTGGCTGTCCTCTCCTCGCCGCTCCTCATCAGGCAcgagaagagggaggggggggatagGACACTGGAACGTGGCCCAGTTGGATATAAAAGAACCAGGAATATTCAAG GGCTGGATGAATGAGATCCACAACTATGACCCGGAGATGTACCATGCCACCCTGACCCACTCTGTTTACGTCCGTCTAGAGGGCTCCGTCTTGCGTCTGTCCAAGCCAAACCGGAACATCTCCCGCCGTGCCGCACACAATGAGCCTAAACCTGACGTCACCTACATCAGCCAGAAGATCTATGACCTGACCGACAGCAAG ATCTACCTGATGCCCCAGAGCTTGGCTAGGAAGAGAGTTTGGAATAAAAAGTACCCTATTTGCATTGAGTTGGCCAAGCAGGAGGACTTCATGTCTAAGGCCCAGGGAGAGAGGTCTGAAGCTGGGGAGGACAAATCAACAGCGCAGGGTGAGAAGCTCGAAAGGACAGACAAAGGCGAGAAAGCGGAAGGATCGACATCAACAGAGGAACCCAAGAAACCGGCTTCTGGAGGATGGGATCTGACAATCTACCTGTTTGGGAGGACGGGTCGGGAAAAGGAGGAGTGGTTCCGGAGATTTCTCATGGCGTCCCGCACCAAGTCAGATGGGAGAGGTGGCGGTCTGCCTAGCATCTGCAAGAGTG CCCTCCTGACCTCCcacagccgcagcagcagcacccagTCTGGCGGAGGCCCGGAGGCCGACGGCAGGAGAAGCAGCCGGGAAAGCGTGGAGGAGCTCCCACAGTTGCGTCACAGAGacaccgcctcctcctccacggcTCCCTCCTGTGGCTTCACCGGAGGGGTGAAGCAGAAGATGCTGTTGGACTATAATGTCTACATGGCCAAATACGTCAACCCCCAGGCACCACAGAGGAGCCCGACTGCCACTGACAGCCCCGCAAACAGCCCTGAGAGCAGCCCCAAAACTACCAAAAAG TTACACAGGAGTTCAGAAGAGACTGTGGAGCCTGAGGCCTGGGTCAATGCTTTCCTGGGGAGGATGTTTTGGGACTTCCTGGGAGAGAAGTACTGGGCCAACGTGGTCTCCAAAAAGATCCAAATGAAGCTCAGTAAAATCAGG CTGCCGTACGTAATGAATGAGTTGACTTTGACAGAGCTGGACATGGGCTTCTCCATCCCCAAGATTCTCCAAGCGTCCAAACCCTCAGTGGACCACCAAG GTCTGTGGTTTGATCTGGAGCTGTCCTACACAGGCTCGTTCCTCATGACACTGGAGACCAAGATGAACCTGGCCCGACTGGGGAAGGAGGGCGAGGGACTTGGGGAGCACGGGAAAGAATG gctCAGGCCGAGGACATACTGTCTGGCAGACAGCGATGAGGAGTCGTCGAGCGCTGGCTCATCGGATGAGGAGGATCCCCAGGAACTCGTCAGCGACAAACCTATTCTGCCCGGAGGCGAGGG CTATGTGGGAGGCCACAGGCCCAGCAAGATCATGCGCTTCGTGGACAAGATAGCCAAGTCGAAGTACTTCCAGAAGGCCACAGAGACGGAGTTCAtcaagaagaagatggaggaggtgtCCAACACGCCCCTGCTGCTCACCGTGGAGGTGCAGGAGTGCCGCGGGACGCTGGCTGTCAACATCCCACCTCCCCCCACGGACAGGATATG GTATGGTTTCCGGAGTCCACCTCACCTGGAGCTGAAAGCGCGGCCTaagctgggagagagggaggtcaCGCTCGTTCACGTGACTGACTGGATAGAGAAGAAGCTGAATCAGGAGTTCCAG AAAATATTTGTGATGCCAAACATGGATGACGTGTGGCTACCCATAATGCACTCTGCCATGGACACACGTTCAAATGCCAACTTGGTTACTGTGACAAATGATGCCTTGAAGGACCCAGAGCCTGAGGAGTCTGAGGTCTCCGACATGTGA
- the tex2 gene encoding testis-expressed protein 2 isoform X2 yields the protein MSSQGSSSRGSGQHADTPPPRHAPGPKLQVQRSLSRDTITIHFSALGKEEDDEEEELYGAPVGANFEVDGADGLQGPEASGPDDQSVTTGLEAKEELQFEATVAEACSGAAVLPVSSITLSVQPSDPQPHTPSAAMTIIPTSTHSHLSSSPPTSSSWPSDRPTANPPSTSSGASSPCKSAALSSSKPFLSLVRSLSNDVESRESTTATTVTPPQARHRHLMKSFVKSLSTDTSKAEHQEGPLHHFLHQQPQQTQPSHRPPPRNMQLFKQFSQPRLSSSPVIVTKAGGDSKTAPSSPIMSPDGRSFFKVQEVEARIEDTKRRLSEVMSDPLQLFSKIIGDESGMGTGGSAAHRAKFLSSSASELSTVTAVNGHAEGTSNYSIKEEEGTEGEEEDETPTGKGPDSVFFSFPSPGPTQASSSTFHKSPSLTLGRCSMSALVARQEDEDFCELYSEDFELNAGTETPDGECARSRHPHAGSTVLCSELDAEEEEKAEEELDTVPVTGLLFLTQLLYLYLVLPMPPCVSAVVHGIAAGFMLALLVLWLSSPRRSSSGTRRGRGGIGHWNVAQLDIKEPGIFKGWMNEIHNYDPEMYHATLTHSVYVRLEGSVLRLSKPNRNISRRAAHNEPKPDVTYISQKIYDLTDSKIYLMPQSLARKRVWNKKYPICIELAKQEDFMSKAQGERSEAGEDKSTAQGEKLERTDKGEKAEGSTSTEEPKKPASGGWDLTIYLFGRTGREKEEWFRRFLMASRTKSDGRGGGLPSICKSALLTSHSRSSSTQSGGGPEADGRRSSRESVEELPQLRHRDTASSSTAPSCGFTGGVKQKMLLDYNVYMAKYVNPQAPQRSPTATDSPANSPESSPKTTKKLHRSSEETVEPEAWVNAFLGRMFWDFLGEKYWANVVSKKIQMKLSKIRLPYVMNELTLTELDMGFSIPKILQASKPSVDHQGLWFDLELSYTGSFLMTLETKMNLARLGKEGEGLGEHGKEWPRTYCLADSDEESSSAGSSDEEDPQELVSDKPILPGGEGYVGGHRPSKIMRFVDKIAKSKYFQKATETEFIKKKMEEVSNTPLLLTVEVQECRGTLAVNIPPPPTDRIWYGFRSPPHLELKARPKLGEREVTLVHVTDWIEKKLNQEFQKIFVMPNMDDVWLPIMHSAMDTRSNANLVTVTNDALKDPEPEESEVSDM from the exons ATGAGCAgtcagggcagcagcagcaggggaagTGGCCAGCATGCTGACACCCCTCCCCCTCGTCACGCCCCTGGACCCAAGCTGCAGGTGCAGCGCTCCCTCTCTCGTGACACCATCACCATCCACTTCTCTGCCCtggggaaggaggaggacgatgaggaagaggagctttACGGGGCACCAGTTGGAGCTAACTTTGAGGTGGATGGGGCAGACGGACTGCAAGGCCCAGAAGCCTCAGGGCCTGATGACCAGTCTGTCACCACGGGCCTGGAGGCAAAAGAGGAGCTTCAGTTTGAAGCCACAGTAGCAGAAGCCtgctctggagctgctgtgctCCCTGTTTCATCCATTACCCTGTCTGTGCAACCCTCCGACCCTCagccacacacaccctctgcaGCCATGACTATTATCCCCACCTCCACCCACTCCCACCTGAGCTCCAGCCCACCTACCAGCTCCTCCTGGCCCTCAGACCGACCCACAGCTAATCCTCCATCCACAAGCTCCGGCGCCTCCTCCCCTTGTAAGTCAGCAGCGCTGTCGTCCTCCAAGCCTTTTCTCAGCCTGGTCAGGTCTTTGTCCAATGACGTTGAATCTCGAGAATCCACAACTGCCACCACTGTCACACCACCCCAAGCACGGCACCGGCACTTAATGAAATCTTTTGTTAAGTCTCTATCCACGGACACTTCAAAGGCCGAACATCAAGAGGgtcctcttcatcactttcttcatcAGCAACCGCAGCAAACTCAGCCATCCCATCGGCCTCCACCCCGCAACATGCAGCTCTTCAAGCAGTTCTCCCAGCCCCGTCTCTCCTCCAGCCCCGTCATTGTGACTAAAGCAGGTGGAGACTCCAAAACAGCCCCTTCTTCCCCAATCATGTCCCCAGATGGTAGGTCTTTCTTCAAGGTCCAAGAGGTGGAGGCCAGGATAGAAGACACCAAGCGGCGTCTGTCAGAGGTGATGTCAGACCCCCTGCAGCTTTTTAGTAAGATTATTGGAGATGAGTCTGGCATGGGAACAGGTGGAAGCGCCGCTCATCGCGCAaaatttctctcctccagtgcgTCCGAGCTGAGCACAGTGACGGCAGTAAATGGACATGCAGAAGGTACAAGCAACTACAGCAtcaaggaggaggaagggacagaaggagaagaagaggacgagACACCCACAGGCAAAGGCCCAGActcagtttttttctccttcccatCTCCAGGCCCCACGCAGGCCTCCTCGTCCACTTTCCACAAGTCTCCGTCTCTCACTCTGGGTCGCTGCTCTATGTCAGCTCTGGTTGCTCGACAGGAGGATGAGGACTTCTGTGAACTGTACAGTGAAGACTTTGAGTTAAATGCTGGTACTGAGACACCAGATGGGGAATGTGCACGGTCCCGACATCCCCACGCTGGTAGCACTGTTTTGTGCAGCGAACTCGatgccgaggaggaggagaaagcgGAGGAGGAGTTGGACACTGTGCCTGTGACTGGACTCCTCTTCTTAACACAGttgttgtacttgtacttaGTCCTTCCTATGCCACCCTGTGTATCTGCAGTGGTGCATGGGATAGCAGCCGGGTTCATGTTGGCCTTACTGGTCCTCTGGCTGTCCTCTCCTCGCCGCTCCTCATCAGGCAcgagaagagggaggggggggatagGACACTGGAACGTGGCCCAGTTGGATATAAAAGAACCAGGAATATTCAAG GGCTGGATGAATGAGATCCACAACTATGACCCGGAGATGTACCATGCCACCCTGACCCACTCTGTTTACGTCCGTCTAGAGGGCTCCGTCTTGCGTCTGTCCAAGCCAAACCGGAACATCTCCCGCCGTGCCGCACACAATGAGCCTAAACCTGACGTCACCTACATCAGCCAGAAGATCTATGACCTGACCGACAGCAAG ATCTACCTGATGCCCCAGAGCTTGGCTAGGAAGAGAGTTTGGAATAAAAAGTACCCTATTTGCATTGAGTTGGCCAAGCAGGAGGACTTCATGTCTAAGGCCCAGGGAGAGAGGTCTGAAGCTGGGGAGGACAAATCAACAGCGCAGGGTGAGAAGCTCGAAAGGACAGACAAAGGCGAGAAAGCGGAAGGATCGACATCAACAGAGGAACCCAAGAAACCGGCTTCTGGAGGATGGGATCTGACAATCTACCTGTTTGGGAGGACGGGTCGGGAAAAGGAGGAGTGGTTCCGGAGATTTCTCATGGCGTCCCGCACCAAGTCAGATGGGAGAGGTGGCGGTCTGCCTAGCATCTGCAAGAGTG CCCTCCTGACCTCCcacagccgcagcagcagcacccagTCTGGCGGAGGCCCGGAGGCCGACGGCAGGAGAAGCAGCCGGGAAAGCGTGGAGGAGCTCCCACAGTTGCGTCACAGAGacaccgcctcctcctccacggcTCCCTCCTGTGGCTTCACCGGAGGGGTGAAGCAGAAGATGCTGTTGGACTATAATGTCTACATGGCCAAATACGTCAACCCCCAGGCACCACAGAGGAGCCCGACTGCCACTGACAGCCCCGCAAACAGCCCTGAGAGCAGCCCCAAAACTACCAAAAAG TTACACAGGAGTTCAGAAGAGACTGTGGAGCCTGAGGCCTGGGTCAATGCTTTCCTGGGGAGGATGTTTTGGGACTTCCTGGGAGAGAAGTACTGGGCCAACGTGGTCTCCAAAAAGATCCAAATGAAGCTCAGTAAAATCAGG CTGCCGTACGTAATGAATGAGTTGACTTTGACAGAGCTGGACATGGGCTTCTCCATCCCCAAGATTCTCCAAGCGTCCAAACCCTCAGTGGACCACCAAG GTCTGTGGTTTGATCTGGAGCTGTCCTACACAGGCTCGTTCCTCATGACACTGGAGACCAAGATGAACCTGGCCCGACTGGGGAAGGAGGGCGAGGGACTTGGGGAGCACGGGAAAGAATG GCCGAGGACATACTGTCTGGCAGACAGCGATGAGGAGTCGTCGAGCGCTGGCTCATCGGATGAGGAGGATCCCCAGGAACTCGTCAGCGACAAACCTATTCTGCCCGGAGGCGAGGG CTATGTGGGAGGCCACAGGCCCAGCAAGATCATGCGCTTCGTGGACAAGATAGCCAAGTCGAAGTACTTCCAGAAGGCCACAGAGACGGAGTTCAtcaagaagaagatggaggaggtgtCCAACACGCCCCTGCTGCTCACCGTGGAGGTGCAGGAGTGCCGCGGGACGCTGGCTGTCAACATCCCACCTCCCCCCACGGACAGGATATG GTATGGTTTCCGGAGTCCACCTCACCTGGAGCTGAAAGCGCGGCCTaagctgggagagagggaggtcaCGCTCGTTCACGTGACTGACTGGATAGAGAAGAAGCTGAATCAGGAGTTCCAG AAAATATTTGTGATGCCAAACATGGATGACGTGTGGCTACCCATAATGCACTCTGCCATGGACACACGTTCAAATGCCAACTTGGTTACTGTGACAAATGATGCCTTGAAGGACCCAGAGCCTGAGGAGTCTGAGGTCTCCGACATGTGA